One Lytechinus variegatus isolate NC3 chromosome 14, Lvar_3.0, whole genome shotgun sequence genomic region harbors:
- the LOC121427468 gene encoding tubulin beta chain-like, with protein MREIVHLQAGQCGNQIGAKFWEVISDEHGIDPTGTYHGDSDLQLERVNVYYNEATGGKYVPRAVLVDLEPGTMDSVRSGPFGQIFRPDNFVFGQSGAGNNWAKGHYTEGAELVDSVLDVVRKEAESCDCLQGFQLTHSLGGGTGSGMGTLLISKIREEYPDRIMNTFSVVPSPKVSDTVVEPYNATLSVHQLVENTDESFCIDNEALYDICFRTLKLTTPTYGDLNHLVSATMSGVTTCLRFPGQLNADLRKLAVNMVPFPRLHFFMPGFAPLTSRGSQQYRALTVPELTQQMFDAKNMMAACDPRHGRYLTVAAIFRGRMSMKEVDEQMLNVQNKNSSYFVEWIPNNVKTAVCDIPPRGLKMSATFIGNSTAIQELFKRISEQFTAMFRRKAFLHWYTGEGMDEMEFTEAESNMNDLVSEYQQYQDATAEEEGEFDEEEEEDLEAA; from the exons atgCGTGAGATTGTACATCTACAAGCTGGCCAGTGCGGCAACCAGATCGGAGCTAAG TTCTGGGAGGTGATCTCTGATGAACACGGTATTGACCCTACCGGTACCTACCATGGCGATTCCGATCTCCAGCTCGAGCGTGTCAACGTCTACTACAATGAGGCTACCGGAGGAAAGTACGTTCCACGAGCCGTGCTCGTCGATCTCGAGCCAGGCACCATGGACTCGGTCCGATCAGGTCCCTTCGGTCAGATCTTCAGACCAGATAACTTCGTCTTTGGTCAGAGTGGAGCAGGAAACAACTGGGCCAAGGGACATTACACAGAGGGCGCTGAACTGGTCGATTCGGTCTTAGACGTCGTGAGGAAAGAGGCTGAAAGCTGTGACTGTCTTCAG GGATTCCAACTGACCCATTCGCTTGGTGGAGGCACTGGTTCCGGCATGGGAACGCTTCTGATCAGTAAGATCCGTGAAGAATACCCAGACCGCATCATGAACACATTCAGCGTGGTACCATCTCCTAAGGTGTCAGATACTGTTGTTGAACCATACAATGCTACTCTCTCCGTTCATCAGCTAGTAGAAAACACAGATGAATCTTTCTGCATTGACAATGAAGCTCTGTATGACATTTGTTTCCGTACCCTGAAGCTCACCACACCCACCTATGGTGACCTGAATCACCTTGTTTCTGCAACCATGAGTGGTGTCACGACTTGCCTCAGATTCCCTGGACAGTTGAATGCAGATCTCCGTAAGCTAGCAGTCAACATGGTTCCCTTTCCTCGTCTCCATTTCTTCATGCCTGGCTTTGCTCCTCTGACAAGCCGTGGTAGCCAACAGTATCGCGCCCTCACAGTTCCTGAACTGACCCAACAGATGTTTGATGCCAAGAACATGATGGCTGCCTGTGACCCTCGTCACGGACGCTACCTGACTGTCGCCGCAATCTTCCGTGGTCGTATGTCAATGAAGGAGGTGGACGAACAGATGCTCAACGTACAGAACAAGAACAGCAGTTATTTCGTAGAATGGATCCCCAACAACGTCAAGACCGCCGTCTGTGACATCCCTCCAAGAGGATTGAAGATGTCTGCCACCTTCATCGGCAACAGCACGGCCATCCAGGAGCTTTTCAAGCGTATATCTGAGCAGTTCACTGCTATGTTCAGACGTAAAGCCTTCCTACATTGGTACACTGGTGAAGGAATGGACGAAATGGAGTTTACCGAGGCTGAAAGCAACATGAACGACTTGGTGTCTGAGTACCAACAGTACCAGGACGCTACTGCTGAAGAAGAGGGCGAGtttgatgaagaagaagaggaggatcTGGAAGCTGCATAG
- the LOC121427469 gene encoding tubulin beta-4B chain-like, giving the protein MREIVHLQAGQCGNQIGAKFWEVISDEHGVDPTGTYHGDSDLQLERINVYYNEATGGKYVPRAVLVDLEPGTMDSVRSGPFGQIFRPDNFVFGQSGAGNNWAKGHYTEGAELVDSVLDVARKEAESCDCLQGFQLTHSLGGGTGSGMGTLLISKIREEYPDRIMNTFSVVPSPKVSDTVVEPYNATLSVHQLVENTDQTFCIDNEALYDICFRTLKLTTPTYGDLNHLVSATMSGVTTCLRFPGQLNADLRKLSVNMVPFPRLHFFMPGFAPLTSRGSQQYRALTVPELTAQMFDAKNMMAACDPRHGRYLTVAAMFRGRMSMKEVDEQMLNVQNKNSSYFVEWIPNNVKTAVCDIPPRGLKMSATFIGNSTAIQELFKRISEQFTSMFRRKAFLHWYTGEGMDEMEFTEAESNMNDLVSEYQQYQDATAEEEGEFEEEEEEEEEP; this is encoded by the exons ATGCGTGAGATTGTACACCTTCAAGCTGGCCAGTGTGGAAACCAAATTGGTGCAAAG tTCTGGGAGGTGATCTCCGATGAGCACGGAGTCGACCCTACCGGTACCTACCATGGCGACTCTGATCTCCAACTCGAGCGCATCAACGTCTACTACAATGAGGCTACCGGCGGAAAGTACGTTCCCCGAGCCGTGCTCGTCGATCTCGAGCCAGGCACCATGGACTCAGTCCGATCAGGTCCGTTTGGACAGATCTTCAGACCAGATAACTTCGTCTTTGGACAGAGTGGAGCAGGGAACAACTGGGCGAAGGGTCACTACACAGAGGGCGCTGAACTGGTTGACTCAGTCTTGGACGTCGCGAGGAAAGAAGCTGAAAGCTGTGACTGTCTTCAG GGTTTCCAACTTACCCATTCTCTAGGAGGGGGTACAGGTTCGGGAATGGGAACACTCCTAATCAGCAAGATCCGGGAAGAATACCCAGATCGCATCATGAACACATTCAGCGTGGTGCCATCTCCTAAGGTATCTGACACAGTTGTTGAACCATACAATGCCACGCTATCGGTACATCAACTGGTAGAAAACACAGATCAAACCTTCTGCATCGATAATGAGGCTCTGTACGATATCTGCTTCCGTACCCTGAAGCTCACCACACCCACCTATGGTGACCTGAACCATCTTGTCTCTGCAACCATGAGTGGTGTCACCACCTGCCTCAGGTTCCCTGGACAGTTGAACGCAGACTTGAGAAAACTGTCGGTCAATATGGTTCCTTTCCCTCGTCTTCATTTCTTCATGCCTGGTTTTGCTCCTTTAACAAGCCGTGGTAGTCAGCAGTATCGCGCCCTCACAGTTCCGGAGCTGACTGCGCAGATGTTCGATGCCAAGAACATGATGGCCGCCTGTGATCCTCGTCACGGCCGCTACCTGACTGTTGCTGCCATGTTCCGTGGTCGTATGTCCATGAAGGAGGTTGACGAACAGATGCTCAATGTCCAGAACAAGAATAGCAGTTACTTCGTAGAATGGATTCCTAACAACGTCAAGACCGCTGTCTGTGACATCCCTCCCCGTGGTCTTAAGATGTCCGCCACTTTCATCGGCAACAGCACCGCCATCCAAGAACTTTTCAAGCGCATCTCTGAGCAATTCACATCTATGTTCAGACGAAAGGCCTTCCTTCATTGGTATACTGGTGAGGGTATGGACGAGATGGAGTTCACTGAAGCTGAGAGCAACATGAATGACTTGGTGTCTGAGTATCAGCAGTACCAAGACGCCACCGCGGAAGAAGAGGGCGagtttgaagaagaagaagaggaagaggaagaaccATAA
- the LOC121428095 gene encoding tubulin beta chain-like produces the protein MREIVHLQAGQCGNQIGSKFWELISDEHGIDPTGTYHGDSDLQLERINVYFNEATGGKYVPRAVLVDLEPGTMDSVRSGPFGQIYRPDNFVFGQSGAGNNWAKGHYTEGAELVDSVLDVARKESESCDCLQGFQLTHSLGGGTGSGMGTLLISKIREEYPDRVMNTFSVVPSPKVSDTVVEPYNATLSVHQLVENTEQTFCIDNEALYDICFRTLKLTTPTYGDLNHLVSATMSGVTTCLRFPGQLNADLRKLSVNMVPFPRLHFFMPGFTPLTSRGSQQYRALTVPELTAQMFDAKNMMAACDPRHGRYLTVAAIFRGRMSMKEVDEQMLNIQNKNSSYFVEWIPNNVKIAVCDIPPRGLKMSATFIGNSTAIQELFKRISEQFTAMFRRKAYLHWYTGEGMDEMEFTEAESNMNDLVSEYQQYQDATADEEGEFDEEEDEEEEA, from the exons ATGCGTGAGATTGTCCATTTGCAAGCTGGTCAGTGTGGAAACCAAATCGGTTCTAAG TTCTGGGAGTTAATATCTGATGAACACGGCATCGACCCCACCGGTACCTACCATGGCGACTCCGATCTCCAGCTCGAGCGCATCAACGTCTACTTCAATGAGGCCACCGGAGGAAAGTACGTACCAAGAGCCGTGCTCGTCGATCTCGAGCCAGGCACCATGGACTCGGTCCGGTCAGGTCCGTTCGGTCAGATCTACAGACCAGACAACTTCGTCTTTGGTCAGAGTGGAGCAGGGAACAACTGGGCCAAGGGACACTACACAGAGGGTGCTGAACTGGTGGATTCAGTTCTTGATGTTGCACGTAAAGAGTCAGAGAGTTGTGACTGCCTTCAG GGATTTCAACTTACCCATTCTCTAGGAGGCGGGACAGGATCTGGTATGGGAACTCTTCTGATCAGCAAGATTCGAGAAGAGTACCCGGACCGCGTCATGAACACATTCAGCGTGGTACCATCTCCCAAGGTGTCTGATACAGTTGTTGAACCTTACAATGCTACACTTTCAGTCCATCAGCTGGTTGAAAACACAGAGCAAACTTTTTGCATTGACAATGAAGCTTTGTACGACATCTGCTTCCGTACGCTGAAACTGACGACCCCAACTTATGGTGACCTGAATCACCTTGTCTCTGCAACCATGAGTGGCGTCACAACTTGCCTTAGGTTTCCTGGACAGTTGAATGCAGATCTGCGTAAATTATCCGTCAACATGGTACCCTTTCCTCGACTTCATTTCTTTATGCCTGGCTTTACCCCTCTAACAAGCCGTGGTAGCCAGCAGTATCGCGCCCTAACTGTGCCAGAGCTGACTGCTCAGATGTTTGACGCCAAGAACATGATGGCTGCCTGTGATCCTCGTCACGGACGCTACCTGACTGTCGCAGCCATCTTCCGTGGGCGTATGTCCATGAAGGAAGTCGACGAACAAATGCTGAACATCCAGAACAAGAACAGCAGTTACTTCGTCGAATGGATCCCCAACAACGTGAAGATTGCTGTCTGTGACATCCCACCCCGTGGGCTCAAGATGTCAGCTACCTTCATCGGCAACAGCACCGCCATCCAGGAGCTCTTCAAGCGCATCTCTGAGCAGTTCACCGCTATGTTCAGACGAAAGGCCTACCTTCATTGGTACACTGGTGAGGGTATGGACGAGATGGAGTTCACTGAAGCTGAGAGCAACATGAATGATTTGGTGTCTGAGTATCAGCAGTACCAAGACGCAACCGCCGATGAAGAAGGAGAATTtgacgaagaagaagatgaagaagaagaggcaTAA